A window of the Vanessa cardui chromosome 27, ilVanCard2.1, whole genome shotgun sequence genome harbors these coding sequences:
- the LOC124541083 gene encoding E3 ubiquitin-protein ligase RNF113A gives MSDVEVEVPTTFKKRNIKKRGGRKRKASSSEEKNSSDSDEPTVVLPTKRPQKANPNVQTTGGEKKQRVVLDDASSNDEESNKPTTTLSVLQQRENATATYEMDTEKDKDAQAIFEKSQKINEELQGQADDKVYRGINNYAQYYKKQDTAIGNASSGFVRKGPIRAPANLRSTVRWDYQPDICKDYKETGFCGFGDSCKFLHDRSDYKHGWQLELEENKAKEGGESDYEIDSDDELPFKCFICRDSFTDPIVTRCKHYFCEKCALQNYKKSTRCFICNAQTSGVFNPAKELEAKIKARALENDDDDDDDDDDDDDD, from the exons ATGTCTGATGTTGAAGTTGAGGTACCGACAACATTTAAGAAACGAAACATAAAGAAAAGAGGTGGTAGAAAACGTAAAGCATCTAGTTCAGAAG AAAAAAACAGCTCGGATTCTGATGAACCAACTGTTGTTTTACCAACGAAGAGACCTCAGAAAGCAAACCCAAATGTTCAAACGACTGGTGGCGAAAAAAAACAACGAGTGGTACTAGACGACGCTAGCAGTAATGATGAAGAATCC AATAAGCCAACGACAACACTGTCAGTGTTACAACAACGAGAAAATGCAACGGCTACATATGAAATGGATACCGAGAAAGATAAAGATGCTCAAGCTATATTCGAGAAATCGCAGAAAATAAACGAAGAGCTACAAGGCCAAGCTGAtgataag gTATACCGAGGTATTAATAATTACGCCCAATATTATAAGAAACAAGATACGGCGATCGGTAATGCAAGTTCCGGGTTTGTGAGGAAGGGTCCTATAAGAGCTCCGGCCAATTTAAGATCTACTGTCAG ATGGGACTATCAGCCAGATATATGCAAAGATTATAAGGAGACCGGTTTCTGTGGTTTTGGAG ATTCTTGTAAGTTTCTACACGACAGATCAGATTACAAGCATGGATGGCAATTGGAGTTGGAGGAAAACAAAGCTAAAGAGGGGGGCGAATCTGACTATGAAATAGACAGTGACGATGAACTTCCCTTCAAATGTTTCATATGCAGGGATAGCTTCACGGATCCCATAGTGACCAG atgtAAACACTATTTCTGTGAGAAGTGCGCGCTGCAAAACTATAAGAAGTCAACACGTTGTTTTATATGCAACGCTCAGACGAGTGGTGTTTTTAATCCGGCGAAAGAGCTTGAAGCCAAGATTAAAGCACGAGCTCTggaaaatgatgatgatgatgatgatgatgatgatgatgatgatgatgattga
- the LOC124540931 gene encoding uncharacterized protein LOC124540931 has product MLEFGRSGASSSFFNTLLHNTWRVDTAIFGAVVLSPRGARTKWLTRRAGAIFITPRQRKPQLSSKVVTPDSSHSEERILSRKRNLCPATYRKFLLERIPARRIPARRIPARRESLFDTMKDNKQALPQAFASTPEVSKRSIGKLERTLAAAESGVPSTSYRLFVTDKKTKLSFLVDTGANISVLPRRQGQNTTPLPFKLYAANNTTISTYGEKTLELDLNLRRPYKWKFIVADVSKPILGADFLNHHQLIVDLKNQRLIDAVTNLKINAPITSTDTPTVRSIDIRNAYHEILAEFPGTTRLTAMQLKPKINVEHYIETQGPPIHCRARPIPPHRYEKVKKEFENMIQQGLCRLSKSPWSSPLHIVHSYSHRQS; this is encoded by the exons ATGTTAGAGTTTGGAAGGTCGGGAG CATCTTCATCTTTCTTCAACACTTTACTTCACAACACATGGCGAGTCGACACGGCGATCTTCGGTGCAGTCGTCCTCTCTCCGCGCGGCGCTCGAACGAAATGGCTGACGCGACGTGCGGGGGCGATATTTATAACACCGCGGCAGCGG AAGCCTCAACTCTCCTCTAAAGTGGTGACCCCGGACAGCTCTCACTCTGAAGAAAGAATACTATCAAGGAAGAGGAATCTCTGCCCGGCTACCTATAGAAAATTTCTGCTGGAACGAATCCCTGCTCGACGGATCCCTGCTCGACGAATCCCTGCCAGACGTGAATCTCTGTTCGACACCATGAAAGACAACAAGCAAGCTCTGCCACAAGCCTTCGCAAGCACTCCAGAAGTATCGA aaagaagcatcgGAAAACTAGAAAGAACGTTGGCTGCGGCGGAATCCGGCGTTCCTAGTACATCATACCGCCTATTCGTAACAGACAAGAAGACGAAACTATCCTTCTTAGTAGATACTGGGGCTAACATATCCGTTCTACCAAGAAGACAAGGCCAGAATACAACGCCGTTACCATTCAAACTGTACGCTGCGAACAACACGACAATATCAACATATGGCGAAAAAACACTCGAACTCGATCTCAACCTACGACGCCCGTACAAATGGAAATTTATCGTTGCTGACGTGTCGAAGCCTATACTAGGAGCCGATTTTCTAAACCACCATCAATTGATcgtagatttaaaaaatcaaagatTGATTGACGCCGTCACAAATCTTAAGATCAACGCTCCTATAACATCAACAGATACGCCTACAGTCCGCAGTATAGATATCCGTAATGCCTACCACGAAATATTAGCAGAGTTTCCCGGCACTACGCGACTAACTGCGATGCAACTAAAACCGAAGATTAACGTCGAACATTACATCGAGACACAAGGCCCGCCTATACATTGTCGCGCTCGACCGATCCCGCCACATCGATATGAAAAAGTCAAGAAAGAGTTCGAAAACATGATACAACAAGGACTCTGCAGACTGAGTAAAAGCCCATGGTCATCGCCACTGCACATCGTTCATTCATATTCACATCGACAAAGTTGA